The Humulus lupulus chromosome 4, drHumLupu1.1, whole genome shotgun sequence genome has a window encoding:
- the LOC133831169 gene encoding cryptochrome DASH, chloroplastic/mitochondrial encodes MVISLLQLTALSLPSSLNFCRNSHPKLDSTTSILVHFAKSNMMSSGSNPGPVRTSSAKIFKVPDLETEQIDLIADQNFQRYFLSSSTRRRSGNGVAIVWFRNDLRVLDNEALYKAWVSSESVLPVFCVDPRIFGATHYFGFPKTGALRAQFLIECLADLRKNLNKRGLNLMIKHGKPEDILPSLAKTYGAHIVYAQKETCSEELIVERLVCKGLQKVVLQSSSERSNKPGGSTMNPKLQLVWGATMYHIDDLPFSTSSLPDVYTQFRKAVESKCCIRSCIKIPTSLGPPPPSIGDWGSIPSLESLELSSQDVSKGMKFVGGESAALSRVYEYFWKKDLVKKYKETRNGMLGPDYSTKFSPWLASGSLSPRLIHDEVKRYEKERLANDSTYWVLFELIWRDYFRFLSVKFGDALFHLGGPRNVEKRWSQDNKLFESWRDGTTGYPLIDANMKELATSGFMSNRGRQIVCSFLVRDMGIDWRMGAEWFETCLLDYDPCSNYGNWTYGAGVGNDPREDRYFSIPKQAQTYDSEGEYVAYWLPQLRTLPKDKRNFPGKSYIEQIVPLKFGSTTTSRYQGRDMASARKGNFVHRGQRR; translated from the exons ATGGTCATCTCTCTGCTTCAACTTACTGCCCTCTCTTTGCCTTCTTCCCTGAATTTTTGTAGAAATTCACATCCAAAACTAGACTCTACGACTTCGATACTCGTACACTTCGCCAAATCGAATATGATGAGTTCCGGCTCCAATCCCGGTCCGGTGAGGACTAGCTCTGCTAAAATTTTCAAGGTTCCGGACCTGGAAACCGAACAAATAGACCTAATCGCGGACCAGAATTTTCAGAGGTACTTTTTGTCTTCATCTACAAGGAGGAGGAGCGGCAATGGAGTCGCCATTGTGTGGTTCAGAAATGATCTGAGAGTTTTAGACAACGAGGCTTTGTATAAAGCATGGGTATCGTCTGAGTCGGTTTTGCCCGTTTTCTGTGTCGATCCTCGGATTTTTGGTGCAACTCATTACTTTGGGTTCCCTAAAACTGGGG CTTTGAGAGCACAATTTCTCATAGAATGCTTGGCCGATTTGAGAAAGAATTTAAACAAGCGGGGACTTAACTTGATGATAAAACATGGAAAGCCCGAGGACATTCTACCCAGTCTTGCCAAAACCTATGGAGCACATATT GTATATGCCCAAAAAGAAACTTGCAGTGAGGAGCTGATTGTTGAAAGGTTGGTATGCAAAGGTCTGCAGAAAGTTGTCTTGCAATCATCTTCAGAACGATCCAACAAGCCTGGTGGTTCTACGATGAATCCCAAGTTACAACTTGTTTGGGGTGCCACTATGTACCACATTGACGATCTTCCATTTTCCACCAGTAGTTTACCAGATGTTTATACTCAGTTTCGTAAG GCAGTCGAATCAAAATGCTGTATTCGTAGCTGCATAAAAATTCCAACATCTCTTGGGCCACCACCACCCAGCATCGGCGATTGGGGGAGTATTCCGTCATTAGAGAGCCTTGAATTAAGCTCACAAGAT GTCAGTAAGGGAATGAAGTTTGTCGGGGGTGAAAGTGCTGCACTGAGCCGAGTTTATGAGTACTTCTGGAAGAAG GATTTGGTCAAGAAATACAAAGAGACCAGAAACGGGATGTTAGGTCCTGACTATTCAACTAAATTTTCTCCATGGCTTGCTTCAGGAAGTCTCTCCCCTCGCTTAATTCATGATGAG GTTAAAAGATATGAAAAGGAGAGGCTAGCAAATGACTCTACATACTG GGTTTTGTTTGAGCTAATATGGAGGGACTACTTCAGGTTTCTATCTGTCAAATTCGGCGATGCTCTGTTCCATTTAG GAGGACCAAGGAATGTGGAGAAAAGATGGAGTCAAGACAACAAATTGTTTGAATCCTGGAGAGATGGCACTACAGG GTACCCTCTCATAGATGCCAACATGAAAGAACTGGCAACAAGTGGATTTATGTCGAATCGGGGACGACAG ATTGTGTGTTCCTTTCTTGTTCGAGATATGGGAATTGACTGGCGAATGGGAGCTGAATGGTTTGAgacatgccttttggattatgatCCATGCTCTAATTATGGAAATTGGACCTATGGGGCAG GAGTTGGAAATGACCCCAGAGAAGATCGTTACTTCAGCATCCCCAAACAA GCGCAGACATATGATTCTGAAGGGGAGTATGTAGCATATTGGTTGCCACAATTGCGAACACTCCCAAAAGATAAAAGAAACTTCCCTGGAAAATCATACATTGAGCAAATTGTACCTCTCAAGTTTGGGAGTACTACTACTTCCAGGTACCAAGGTCGGGACATGGCCTCGGCAAGAAAAGGCAATTTTGTACATAGAGGACAGAGAAGATAA